Proteins from one Podospora pseudocomata strain CBS 415.72m chromosome 4, whole genome shotgun sequence genomic window:
- a CDS encoding hypothetical protein (EggNog:ENOG503NVAM; antiSMASH:Cluster_5; COG:E), translated as MPFDTELTRRLGIAVPVVQGGMQHVGYAEMASAVSNAGGLGIITALIFPEPEGLRQEIRKCRKLTSKPFGVNITLLPALVPPNYEAYAQVIIDEGVKIVETAGNSPGPVISKLKKAGCIVLHKCTTIRHAQSAVKLGVDFLSIDGFECAGHVGESDITNFILLSKARQTLKVPFIASGGFADGQGLAAALCLGACGVNMGTRFLCTVESPIHHNIKEQIVKAQETDTTLVLRRWRNTTRLYKNKVTEQALKVEQESKTGEFSEIAPYVSGKRGREVFINGDPEYGVWTAGQVIGLINDIPTCKDLVARIEREAEDTLKERLALVKPAPKL; from the exons ATGCCTTTCGACACGGAGCTGACCCGCCGGCTCGGCATCGCTG TCCCTGTTGTTCAGGGTGGCATGCAG CATGTTGGATACGCTGAGATGGCGAGCGCTGTGTCCAACGCCGGCGGCTTGGGCATTATTACTGCCCTCATCTTCCCAGAGCCCGAGGGCCTTCGCCAGGAGATCCGGAAGTGCCGGAAGCTGACCAGCAAGCCATTCGGTGTCAACATCACTCTCCTGCCTGCTCTCGTCCCCCCAAATTACGAGGCCTACGCCCAGGTCATCATTGACGAGGGCGTCAAGATCGTCGAGACTGCCGGCAACTCTCCCGGGCCTGTGATTtccaagctcaagaaggccgGCTGCATTGTCCTCCACAAGTGCACGACGATCAGGCATGCTCAGTCCGCCGTTAAGCTCGGCGTCGACTTTTTGAGCATTGATGGTTTCGAGTGCGCTGG CCACGTTGGTGAATCAGACATCACCAACtttatcctcctcagcaaggCGCGCCAGACCCTCAAGGTGCCCTTCATCGCCTCTGGTGGCTTTGCTGATGGCCAAGGTCTGGCCGCCGCCCTGTGCCTCGGTGCCTGCGGCGTCAACATGGGCACCCGGTTCCTGTGCACGGTCGAGTCCCCTatccaccacaacatcaagGAGCAGATTGTCAAGGCGCAGGAGACCGACACCACGCTCGTCCTCCGCCGGTggcgcaacaccacccgtCTGTACAAGAACAAGGTGACGGAACAGGCGCTCAAGGTTGAGCAGGAGAGCAAGACGGGCGAGTTCTCCGAGATTGCTCCCTATGTCAGCGGAAAGCGCGGCAGAGAGGTGTTCATCAACGGAGACCCAGAGTACGGTGTCTGGACTGCTGGTCAGGTTATCGGTCTCATCAACGACATCCCGACCTGCAAGGACCTGGTTGCGAGAATCGAGAGGGAGGCCGAGGATACTCTCAAGGAGCGACTTGCGTTGGTTAAGCCGGCGCCTAAGCTATAG